The following are encoded together in the Babesia microti strain RI chromosome II, complete genome genome:
- a CDS encoding hypothetical protein (overlaps_old_locusTagID:BBM_II03690.), producing the protein MPIHRSNSDISLGELDDNENHKLKALKEILSIRRRIITGLKLERARLVEEEQFMKTHQSDICGGTGGCIAAATDASESNKGYLLLQNENPMTLSLKNKWESTLNLSAVELKESLESESFDKSLVDKIVENTKQLNEEYFKAINKRSATDVLWLRIKALFFVREKELAEAYKIHTNMNTQIVQDSTKIVDFLRHPLLTLKS; encoded by the coding sequence ATGCCAATACATAGATCAAATTCAGATATTTCACTGGGAGAATTGGATGATAATGAGAACCATAAGCTAAAAGCCCTTAAAGAAATACTTTCTATTAGAAGAAGAATCATAACAGGACTAAAGTTGGAAAGGGCAAGACTTGTGGAGGAGGAGCAGTTCATGAAAACTCACCAATCAGACATTTGCGGTGGAACTGGTGGATGTATAGCAGCTGCCACAGATGCTTCCGAGTCGAACAAGGGATACTTACTACTACAGAATGAAAATCCAATGACCCTATCTCTAAAGAACAAATGGGAAAGCACTCTGAATTTATCAGCAGTTGAGCTAAAGGAATCATTGGAGAGTGAAAGTTTTGACAAGTCATTAGTAGACAAGATTGTGGAAAACACCAAGCAATTGAACGAAGAGTATTTTAAGGCCATAAACAAGCGCAGTGCCACGGATGTACTTTGGCTTAGGATCAAGGCGCTGTTTTTTGTTAGAGAAAAGGAATTGGCCGAAGCATACAAAATACATACGAACATGAATACTCAGATCGTTCAAGATAGCACCAAAATTGTCGATTTTTTGCGACATCCACTTCTAACCCTAAAGAGTTGA
- a CDS encoding hypothetical protein (overlaps_old_locusTagID:BBM_II03685), which yields MRYTYAVLLLASSVIAFHNNNYSKNSHCNYRKLNNINDIQQISSGRLTICGNQQRPCNLEPLKAEPETIAKTVAAVGAGVFVLYSLISNYRHREDEKRKIEKELCHLDKMKQEYIRTGIDPDVRKLR from the exons ATGAGGTATACTTACGCAGTTTTACTATTGGCGTCTTCAGTTATCGCCTTCcataataataactataGCAAAAATTCACACTGTAATTATAGgaaactaaataatataaatgatatacaACAAATTAGTTCAGGAAGGTTGACCATTTGCGGAAATCAACAGAGACCATGTAACTTAGAACCACTTAAGGCGGAACCAGAAACAATTGCCAAGACTGTAGCAGCTGTAGGTGCTGGAGTTTTTGTGTTGTATTCactaatttcaaattacaG GCATAGAGAGGATGAGAAAAGGAAAATCGAAAAGGAACTGTGTCACCTAGATAAGATGAAACAGGAATATATACGGACTGGTATAGATCCAGATGTTAGAAAGTTAcgataa
- a CDS encoding hypothetical protein (overlaps_old_locusTagID:BBM_II03675), producing the protein MVYDGVSASSSGVGLAMVKLTRLDKFRKAIRLPSPEAKKSKSAIKSLSQNQPSKTVASDSIKELEFASNHTDGIISNVSDYKSDKFGIKVKKTPKKKLLLNKLENSNVNEIVNTNVTIALSRGKRKREAKKLAFRKKFEFEKTCLDILKENRSVDKHGSALGSLRELKSCLDVAEKKLIKVNKVGKRRNKLGFKLRVKKRNLKQWSTSSDMPTDL; encoded by the coding sequence ATGGTTTATGATGGTGTTAGTGCTAGTTCTAGTGGTGTCGGACTGGCGATGGTCAAGCTTACAAGGCTCGATAAATTTAGGAAGGCGATAAGATTGCCATCGCCTGAGGCTAAAAAATCTAAATCAGCAATAAAAAGTTTATCGCAAAATCAACCTTCCAAAACAGTGGCTAGTGATAGCATTAAGGAGTTGGAATTTGCCTCTAATCACACAGATGGCATAATTAGCAATGTTTCGGATTATAAGAGTGACAAATTTGGCATAAAAGTCAAGAAAACCCCCAAGAAAAAACTACTATTGAATAAGCTAGAAAACTCAAATGttaatgaaattgtaaatactAATGTGACAATAGCACTCTCTCGGGGGAAACGTAAAAGGGAAGCGAAAAAGTTGGCTTTTAGGAAGAAATTTGAGTTTGAGAAAACATGCTTAGATATACTTAAGGAAAATAGGTCGGTTGATAAACATGGATCTGCACTAGGGTCTCTTAGGGAACTTAAATCATGCTTGGACGTGGCTgagaaaaaattaattaaagtTAACAAGGTTGGGAAGAGAAGAAATAAGCTAGGATTCAAACTTCGTGTTAAAAAGAGAAATTTGAAGCAATGGTCAACTAGTAGTGATATGCCTACggatttataa
- a CDS encoding Dihydrofolate reductase (overlaps_old_locusTagID:BBM_II03680), with translation MGMYKVCSIYASTPNGGIGNEGKLPWKTLPRDLKHLQDITTAYGPDHSVQNVVIMGRKTYISIPKSSRPLKDRINIVLSSSVSDFGDGVIAAKSMQDAFDKLEKMKFNKIFIIGGSSVYKEAYDLGIVEKVYVTRVNKELPADTFVTSVPPIFEIVGISRTFSYNDIPFDFIIYMLKDSRATSNVCVDIDDYLLTEHEIRDFKYQFKALPNVTIRKHEEIQYLDIIADILSSGSENDDRTGVGVLSKFGYKMEFNLDESFPLLTTKKVFFKGIVEELLWFIKGDTSGKILLEKGVRIWEKNGTREFLDSVGLNERKEHDLGPIYGFQWRHFGAEYKDCDTNYTGQGIDQLMEAIDKIKNDPNSRRIIVCSWNVNDLSKMALPPCHCLFQFYVSQGRLSCIMYQRSADVGLGVPFNIASYSLLTLMIAQVCALRPGKFVHVLGNAHIYKTHITALTKQIQRIPYPFPILKLNAQVKRIEDFVPSDINLLCYTCHPTIKMDMAA, from the exons ATGGGAATGTATAAAGTTTGCTCAATCTATGCTTCAACTCCCAATGGTGGTATTGGGAATGAAGGTAAATTGCCCTGGAAGACGCTACCACGCGATTTAAAGCACTTACAAGATATTACAACGGCATATGGCCCTGATCACTCCGTTCAGAATGTGGTCATAATGGGCAGAAAGACGTATATCTCAATCCCTAAATCGTCACGGCCTCTGAAAGATAGAATAAACATAGTACTATCTAGTTCTGT GAGTGATTTTGGAGATGGAGTTATAGCGGCTAAGTCTATGCAGGATGCATTTGATAAGCTAGAGAAAATGAAGTTTAACAagatttttattatag GTGGATCTAGTGTGTATAAGGAGGCTTATGACCTTGGAATAGTTGAAAAAGTATATGTTACAAGGGTAAATAAGGAATTACCGGCTGATACATTTGTTACTAGTGTGCCTCCAATCTTCGAAATTGTAGGCATTAGCAGGACTTTTTCTTATAACGATATACCATTTGACTTCATAATATACATGTTAAAGGATTCTCGGGCAACCTCTAATGTATGCGTGGATATTGATGATTACTTGCTGACTGAACATGAGATTAGGGACTTTAAATATCAGTTTAAGGCATTGCCCAATGTGACTATTAGGAAACATGAAGAGATTCAGtatttagatattattGCCGATATTTTGAGTAGTGGAAGCGAAAATGACGATAGAACAG GCGTGGGAGTTCTTAGTAAATTTGGATACAAAATGGAATTTAACCTCGATGAATCGTTTCCCCTTCTTACAACCAAAAAAGTTTTTTTCAAAGG AATTGTAGAAGAACTACTATGGTTCATAAAGGGCGATACCTCTGGAAAAATATTGCTAGAAAAGGGAGTTAGG ATTTGGGAAAAGAATGGTACTAGAGAATTTTTGGATAGTGTGGGTCTGAATGAACGAAAGGAACACGATCTAGGTCCCATATACGGCTTCCAATGGAGACATTTTGGGGCTGAATATAAAGATTGCGATACAAATTACAC TGGTCAAGGCATAGATCAATTAATGGAAGCGATAGATaagattaaaaatgatcCAAACAGCAGGAGGATAATTGTATGCTCGTGGAATGTCAACG ATTTGAGCAAAATGGCACTCCCCCCTTGCCACTGTTTGTTCCAATTCTATGTGAGCCAGGGGAGACTTAGTTGCATAATGTATCAAAGATCAGCTGACGTGGGCCTTGGGGTCCCATTTAATATAGCCTCTTATTCTTTACTGACATTGATGATAGCACAA GTATGTGCACTGAGACCTGGCAAATTTGTACATGTTTTGGGCAACGCGCACATTTATAAAACTCACATAACAGCGCTGACTAAGCAAATCCAAAGAATTCCATATCCTTTTCCAATTCTTAAGTTAAACGCGCAGGTGAAG cGCATAGAAGATTTTGTACCAAGTGACATAAATCTATTGTGTTATACATGCCATCCCACaataaaaatggatatGGCTGCGTAG